The Fragaria vesca subsp. vesca linkage group LG2, FraVesHawaii_1.0, whole genome shotgun sequence genome includes a window with the following:
- the LOC101297795 gene encoding BTB/POZ and MATH domain-containing protein 2-like, which produces MGKVLLEASRPSSSSSPAKPPSPAPTTTSSTSITETVNGTHQFKITGYSLSKGMGIGKYVSSDVFNVGGYSWAIYFYPDGKSVEDNATYVSLFIALASEGSDVRALFELTLLDQSGNGRHKVHTHFGRSLDSGPYTLKYRGSMWGYKRFFKRTSLETSDYLKDNCLSVNCMVGVVKSHTEGPKIYSIAVPRSNMGQYFGQLLESGKGTDVNFEVDGETFAAHKLVLAARSPVFRAQLFGPMKDQNSQCINVEDIEAPVFKALLHFMYWDSLPDIEELTGINSHGASTLMAQHLLAAADRYGLERLRLLCEQNLCKDVAINTVATTLALAEQHHCFQLKAVCLRFIATPGNLQGVMKTDGYKHLRESCPSVLTELLEYVARVGEHSVSQCRIGNEAILDGSDINGRRVKQRL; this is translated from the exons ATGGGGAAGGTTCTCCTAGAAGCCTCCAGGCCGTCTTCTTCCTCGTCGCCGGCGAAGCCCCCGTCGCCGGCTCCGACGACGACATCTTCGACGTCGATCACGGAGACGGTGAACGGGACGCACCAGTTCAAGATCACCGGGTATTCGTTATCGAAAGGGATGGGGATTGGGAAATACGTGAGCTCCGATGTTTTCAATGTGGGTGGGTATTCTTGGGCCATCTACTTCTATCCCGACGGCAAGAGCGTCGAGGACAATGCCACATATGTGTCGCTCTTCATTGCCCTGGCCAGTGAGGGCAGCGATGTGAGGGCTTTGTTCGAGCTGACGCTTTTGGATCAGAGTGGGAATGGGAGGCACAAGGTTCATACCCATTTTGGGAGGTCGTTGGATAGCGGTCCGTATACGCTTAAGTATCGCGGTAGTATGTG GGGTTACAAGCGTTTTTTCAAAAGAACTTCGCTGGAGACATCAGACTACCTTAAAGATAATTGCCTCTCAGTCAACTGTATGGTTGGTGTTGTGAAATCACACACCGAAGGACCAAAAATATACTCTATAGCAGTACCACGATCTAACATGGGTCAATATTTTGGGCAACTACTAGAAAGTGGAAAGGGAACTGATGTAAATTTTGAAGTTGATGGGGAAACTTTTGCTGCTCACAAGTTGGTATTAGCAGCTCGATCACCTGTTTTCAGGGCCCAACTATTTGGTCCTATGAAAGATCAGAACTCGCAGTGCATAAATGTTGAGGACATAGAGGCTCCAGTCTTTAAG GCTTTACTTCATTTCATGTATTGGGATTCACTGCCTGACATTGAGGAGCTTACCGGCATCAATTCTCATGGAGCTTCCACTCTGATGGCTCAGCATCTGCTCGCGGCAGCAGATCGGTATGGCTTAGAAAGGCTAAGGTTGCTGTGCGAGCAAAATCTGTGCAAGGATGTAGCAATTAACACTGTGGCAACGACATTAGCTTTGGCAGAACAACATCACTGTTTCCAGTTGAAAGCTGTGTGTCTCAGATTCATTGCAACTCCTGGAAATCTACAAG GTGTGATGAAGACGGATGGTTATAAACACTTGAGGGAAAGCTGCCCGTCTGTTTTGACCGAACTCTTGGAATATGTAGCTAGAGTTGGTGAACATTCTGTATCTCAATGCAGGATTGGTAATGAAGCTATTCTTGATGGTAGTGACATTAATGGCAGGCGAGTGAAGCAAAGGCTATAG